The DNA sequence GTGAAACACTGAGACAGTTATAATTCTTTCAGATTTATTAAGACtaaaataaaatcgaaagaCTTACATAAATCAGAATAgagacatgacatttttgacgaCATGCAGAGATTTTTTCAGCAGGATAGAGTGAAGCCGAAAGAACTTCTTCGACTTCATttaaacgtttaaaaaaaatatctatgaATTCCAGAAAAGCTTTTGCCACCTGTTTGATAATTAGACGAGTGTTAGATTCACTCCATTGCAATGGAGCTTTTGTACGCTGCAGGGATTGATGATTCAAGTACTATTTCTTCCGTAAAATCTCTTTAGGAAAatgatggcgccactggtttttctcTGAGACGaactcttaattttaaaaaaaaatgcctctcAAACTCGAGGCCGTAATAGAAGTACGTCACAGTTAAAGCCCACCTCTatattcagtcaaattttctatGCACAGATAGTAGGCAAATTAAGTGTTAGTGCTGCATGCCACTTTTTGGGCGATTTCAAGGTTGGAACCACGAGCACCCGAGGTAAGTGAAGCGTAGGTTTGCTCTTGCAACCTTTTTGGCCGAAACGCAGTTTTTTACTCTTGCCCTTCACAGTGGCCatgaagcccaaaaaaaaaaaaaaaaaaaaaaaaaaaaaaaaaaaaaaaaaaaaaaaaaaaaaaaaaaaaaaaaattacgacaaaaCGATTTTTAGGACTAAAAATATGATACTTTTAGActtaaaatcgtgaaaaatcaaaatcttggctgaccCCATATCCGAGATAttgcaattgaaaattttcgtggtaaatgcaagttttttgCTGATTTCGATTAGGTTTTTTATATATCTGTCCATTGAATACGTGTCAATTGGTTCACGTCGATCagttcatatttttaattttcgttcgattcatatCGATCAAACACATTTAGTCTCGTTGCATgcaaacttcctatcatacACTTTTTCTAattgaacaattcgccttctgctgcatctccagcaattgttgttacgaatacgTTGTGCGTGATgatctcagctcattacatacttgtctctctgaaggcgttttatgtgcgaaagtagagcaccctctGTTGGAGAACAACGAAAGTGAGATTGAATTGATTGCTCAATCCACACTTCGTTCTTTCTCCGGCAGACTGCGCTACTTGTGctcacaaaacgccttcagagagtcgagtatgtaattaACTAAAATTAGCACGCActacatattcgtaacaacaattgctgcagacgcagctgaaggagaattgctttcgcacataaaacgccttcagagagtcaagtatgtaatgaactgaaatcagcacgcacaatatattcgtaacaacaatcgctgtagacgcagcagaaggcgaactCTTCAATCGAAAAAcctcagtggcgattttgcaagttggctaCGCTgtttctcctccatttaaatccattaaaaatgtcGATTTAGGTGACGTAAGTTGCCACAcatagaatcgattgttttacatacatttcacggaaaaaaagtgtgaggggttatcccctaaaattgtggtactttcccaatttgttggatgatatggacatttctaattaattttggtagtatcgcaatttaagttggggtagtaccgcaacatttgggttagtaacctaatttattggggaactaccacactggaaaaaaaaaaacattgaatctagagttcagactctcaaaaacatcgacaagaaaaactactcttgattcaatcggatttttgcttaaatcaaaagaaaatacgcacaaattaagaggcttggttcttgatttaaggaaaaatccgattgaatcaagagtactttttcttgtcgatatatttttaagagtcttgactctagaacCAACGTGTTTTTTCCCAGAGCATAACTAATCGGGGTATTACTACAAtcaattggggtactaccacaactaattggaaatgtccatatatcatccaacagttgggacttaacccctacccatttttttttcagtgttaaattgaggaaaaacagtgttgccagctttaaAGAATCAAACTTACTTTGTTCGTGATGGATGCCCCTGCCAGTGACACCGCACTGGAGACAGAGGCCGGTGAGAGTGGCCAGTGGCCAGAGGCCCAGGATGAACCAGGAGAACCAGCAGTGTCGGACGGACGACGAGGCGTTATAGCTGCTCACCCTGGCGACGCTCTCCCAAATCCAGCGGACCATTTCGAACCTCTCGACCATGAAATCACAAGCGGCGGCTTGAATGGCGCCCCCGTAGACCGCGGTCCCCAGGATCGTCAACCCTGCACAATCACACAATGAAAGCTCGCTTAATTGAAATTGCCAAATTGCAGACGGGATCTCGCATTTTCCAGCCTTCCTCTTTcgagtggatcgagtcaatttgagaggtcggacatgaaatttctgactaaaactgtaagttttgatgtttatttcggcacattttcaatttcaaaggggtgcgatcagcagaaaatttctcgaggaaaccagtggaccACTTTTAGAAGActgaaaacaaacacattggatctagagtccagactcttgaaaacattgacaaggaaaaatacttttgattcaatcagatttaagcttgaatcaaaaggaaatccgctctaattaagaagcttggtttttgatttcagcaaaaatcagattgaatcgagagtactttttcttgtcgatgtttttaagagtctgtatgctagatccaatgtgtttttttttttccagtgaaccttaaagttttgtataaacggagttataagcatttaaggtttccaaattttgtccgatctctcctaatgactcgatccactgtgcgttgctcttctgacgtaagggccataggcggatccaaggggggcgtagggggcatgcgccccccccccccgttcacccgaaaaaaagaggatgaaaagaggaaggaatggaggaaagaggaagagaaggTGCTTACATTTAGCTATgtattattcatgacgaaaactcaaactgcatatttgatgttccaaaaattcaaacatcACTGGTTCACCTGAAACCTTGTTTTCGAACCTGGAATTCCATAATGTCCATATGGAATCGGCTAACCCTTTACTGATTTCGGTACTTTcgcggaggagggggggggtgtctaAGTTACCGATCTCATCATGAAGAAACGACACTAATTCCTTGCAATTgagttgattttgaaaattgtcagttcATTCAAAGGCTCGGTTCAAAATTGTGAAGAAGAAAATTGTCCTATGTCGTTTTCGTTTTTAACATGTTCATTCAGTGGTATCTTTCGAGCTTAAGGCATGATGGAAAAATCAACATTCATGATGAATTCGAGCACTTTTTCGATACGTGTTGAGCCGAGTTCGAAAAAAAGGATTTCCTTTTCAGAAAAAACTGTTTGGCAACCTGCTATTCAATTGCAGTCGGGAAAACCACGCCTGCTGTCAATGCTTGCTGAAAAGCTGAATTCACTGACCTATTTCGTTTAGTTTCACAGCTTTGGCTTGCAGGGAACATCGATACACAAGGCTGTTACATGCCGAGGGAACACAGAAGTTCTGTTCTTTTTAACTAGATCTATATTTAAGTCAGGGTCGTTATTACCTCTGATCTTTGCTAATATATTGAATGATTGGTTTCGATGTGGCatgttttctattttcttgtgtTGTAATTAGTTGGGTTCAACTTTCTGGAGAGGATGTCTAAATATTCGAGGAAAAATGAACGTGCTGTCCAATAATTTTACTTCTACACTTTACAGTCTAAAGATTAAAGTTAATGAGTAATGAATGAGCCTCAAGATCAGATTTTTGTTAAGTTTGAACGATAAACTTTTTTACGTTAAAACAAGTCACATTTGAACTCATTCGATAAAGAGACAGATCGAGTTGAGACATTTGGCAGccaaaaaatcaatgaataaaattgaaattttaacatttttaatatagattttttcctttcatatttCCATCACCTTTCTAAAACTTTTTACCTCATTGCTGGTTAGGCCCGTATCTTCATATCACTTTGATTGTGTTTCAAAGTCATTTTGTGAGCATATAGATTTATTTAATAATAAAgattcaaaaatgtattttgcgtTTACACAGGGGATTCGGtgtaaacaaattattttttcaaaaaaagggaTGTCTGcgttttattctttctttctcGTCCTCCTTTTCTCCCTACGCTGCGAAAATTAACAAACGGATATTCTGGATACAGGATATAGGAATGTACACAGCCGTAGAAGCACCGCTACAAACCAATAAGGCAAACGGAATCGAACGCGATGTGGACTTATAGTAAGGGAGaagatgcgcgttgatgacggcgcagagatacaactattcgtgcttgatggatgtccgtgttgcgtctgccaaattgaaggcgcgatggcgcgaggcgtgaactggGTGCGTGTTTTTAGCAAGTCGTAGGTCAATTTTACACGGTCTGAGCATTTAAAGGTTAACCAACCATTGAGATaagaattaatttttgctcaaaaaaattCGGGAACATCTCAGTCGCATGGGTgtgctccagtggcgtggcgtactttgcgatatatcgattaatctgccatttaatcctatggaaaaggatcgatcaacagggtgttcgaaacgaacaccttaatagtcgattgttcaccacagcttcaaatggggaaatattgccAATCGATCATGCGCgccttgcactggaaaaaaaaacacattggatctagagtccagactcttaaaaacatcgacaagaaaaagtactcttgattcaatcagaatctagcttaaatcaagaaccaagcctcttaatttaagcggatttcgttttgatttcagcaaaaattcgattgaatcaagagtattttttcttgtcaatgttttcaagagtctggactctagatccaatgtgtttattttttccagtgtgcctttGGTGTGCTATCCTTCTAACAGCTTTATATTAATGTGCCAAAAAGAGGAAGGAGTTATTTTGAACCGGAGTAAAACCTTATATTACAAACCAGGAATTGCAGAAAGTTTTAAAAGCTTTGGGAGTATCCTGTATCATGAAACGGAGCTCTTACGTCACGATGTGGTGAGGGAGGAGAGAAGCGGGGCGCAAAATGCTTGAAAAAGCTCTGCAGGCGAAAGCAAAACAATCCCAGCGCATTTTCGTCGATAACAACACGTGATGAGCGTTAATTTACGTGTAACCTACATAACTCCGGACTTCCGCGCTTATACTCCCAAGTCTAGCTCATCTGCAGAGCTTTCTTCACCTGCGACTAGTCTTCTCGTTGTAGTATTTTTAGTCGCTTAGTATGCTTTTTTACATACTATAACTCCGATTACATTATTGATTTTGGGGAGATTGGGAGGAGAGGGAATGTTTATTTCAGACGCTTTTCTTTAATGAAACTCACAGTTGAAAATTTAGTGCGAGGAAGTTTCGGAATCGCCATATTATCTGAGTATATATGCGAATATTATGCGCCATaatgtatttatatttttaagactTCAAATAAGACAAGGAATAAAAGCGAGTGTCAGCCAAAGATAGAAGAGACTTAATAAGGCCTCTTTTCTAAGTTTTTCTCTCATATCTTAGCAAAACTTCTTCGGTAGCACAAAGCGGAGTATAGCCAATTCAAGTCTCGCatcttcgcgccttcaattttgcaaacgcaacacggacatccatcaagcacgaatagttgtatctctgcgccgtcatcaacgcgcgtccttttccttgctctatttgCATGTCGTGTTCGTTTCCGTTTGCCTTATTATTTTGTATCGGTGCTTTAAGGGCTGAATACATCCCTATATTTTACATCTAGAATATCTCTATGCTGATTTCAGATAAAGTCTAAACTCTATCTAGAGCGGAGCATggcgagtttacgcctcgcgccatcgagtcttcaattttacagacgcaatacggacatccatcaagcacgaatagttgtatctctgcgccgcacgctgcggcgcggctcTCCAACTcccaacgcgcattgacgcctacaaacctaaggggatacttcaagcattgcgcaatgcgtgaagtatccccttaggtgttagtgcgcgtctcgcgccgcgccgtcatcaacgcgcgtcctttcccttgctctatttgcATGTCGTGTTCGTTTCCGTTTGCCTTATTAATTTGTAGTGGTGCATGCTTTAAAGGTTGCGTATATACTtataaaaaggaaccagcgcgattgcagtgttataaaaatgttacttcagcataattatctaaaaaatctcccagaatagcacatattttttcattcccaccaaaaaagcgtttattttgaaggaaaataattgtgtaaattttaataccgtACACATATTAagtatcattaaaaataaagaaaaagtcgCACGATTTTAAATACACTgaaatcgcgctggttcttttttgctaaatgcgatccattttacatccagaatatctgaattatattttgcaataaggaaccaccatctctggctctcccataaaagcacatatctgcgcAGGGAAACCAACggtatgtatgttgtttctaaaatgggccggaaatagtggctccttattgcaaaatgtgctcCATCTCCATGCTAATTTCAGATGCAGTCTGAAACCTATAAATACGTAAAAAGAAAGTCTTGAAGGACTTGTATTTTGAGTTTGAACGCACCTTTGGGCCAATGGAGATTGAGGAGAGCGAAGAGGATGGCCGAGCCCATGAGGATGCCAACATTGAGCCAAGTGGAGGTGGAAGCGTATGGTGTGTGACTTGCTATGGCGATACCGGCTACCGCCAATAGAACTCCTGAGTGGAGTCCGAGCACAAAAAGGCCCACGTATTGCACCAGCATCGTGATGCACCCGAACAGCAAGCCAGCTGTTAGTGCGATTGctgattggaaaaaaatacagatCGAAATAAACTATTTTTGTCTAAGTGAAtacaaattaataatttaaaaagctTTGTTGAAAAGTACCAGTAGAAAAACAAAgagggaaaacgggaaacaaggctaaaatacacattttaaaaaaaaagagacgtttcgactcaaaactgataCCTAGTCgtaaatacaataaaatattttgaaaaacgatgaaaacctgagccctacatgtcCATTCTTCGACGAAATGTGACAGCATTGATAATCTACATTCCGATTGCATATTAATTTGTATAACTCGAATAGTTGAATGGTTTTAATATTGAATCAATCTGTTTCATTAGCCATTTATTTTACTTCATCAATAATAACACTTTGTATTGAAAAGTACCCGACTAGAGtcaaacattaaaaatattattaaaatgtattaaatatTCACTAGTCAGGGGGGAATTTCTTTTAAAtcctcctttgaaattttaaaaggggACTTTAGAGAAATTTCCCTCTGACTAGTGAGTTTttaatatacagggtggcccagacctaccgtaccaggcctttttttcggttaatttgggtcgcacgaagtccaggatcacGGGGATGAATAgagaatcgaccccaaggaatccgaattacATGGTCCTagagcccccctggcgccccttcgggggtaaaaggggggtccgtacttcaaaagtcagggtttatgtcaaaattttgaaattatttcatcggaatcagaacgtacgaaaatttttaacttaaatcgacaccaagaaatccaaaatcggaacctccgtgtccaaaataccgacccttAAAggcgggggacagagccccctttcaaaaaaattcaagttcgtcaAATTGACgcggagactcggaaaaaatgtgtattcatgggtaatcgaccccaagaaatccgaatttgagggtcccgttgtccaCAGAGACTTCTCTGTTGGGGCACAAGGGGactctgaacttttaaatttaaccggTCTGGAAGTCCTACCCGCCATACAATACTCTGGTTTCTAGCCatcatcattttcaaattttgaagatttgactGGAATGATTTCCCCTTTTTCTAAGTTTCGCAAAAAccgacaggagccgagatagcattttaggccacggccgccatcttgggttTGCGAATTTTGGACATTTGactagaaatttgagttttccgtcgaaaaataccctgagataccgagtttcaccgaATTCGAACGAACAGAAACTGAGATAGCatattaggccacgtccgccatcttggaattgaaaattttcaaaaatagactaaaaattcgagtttcccgtcgaaaaatgccCTCAGACAccgaaattcagaaaaatccatcgaacaggagctgcAATGGCATTTTAGGCTACGTCCGTCATTTCtgcttttgaatttaaaaaaatttgacttaaaaggcgtgatacccaaaatcgaaggtcagattcggattcctcgtaaaaaatcgatgcaatttcatgtatcatacccgagcatagcgtgaaggaaagagacgtaacgtagacatactgattcgagcatatgaatgcaacatggcaacatgggtagtgctcagtgggtcagcggaggaggaagaataagaatttatcgtgaggaattcctcgAGACGAAACCGAATGCTTAGCGCCGGccggcgcctccccgttcggttgcatctcgggcgacccgcgcggcggcgtagttcaaacgggtagtacgacagaatctatacgcgtcgctaaacctttttccttcacgctattctaacaaatgatacatgaaatctcatcaatttttcacgagaaatccgaatctgagcttagcttttggatattacgcgttttaatctatttaaaatcgtaggagaaattacagaattgtccttgaaaattgatcacacattattgtttttttacgtcattaaacctctttccttcacgctattctaacatatgatgcataaaatctcatcaatttttcacgaggaatccgaatctgagcttagattttcgatattacgcgttttaatctatttaaaatcgtaggagaaattacagaattgtccttgaaaattgatcacacattagtgtttttttaccccgtttttcctCTGCGTTCACGAATGCGTATTGCATATATCTACACAGATGAAGGCGAGCACGCCCTGATCGTGCTCCAGATTTCCTTGAAGACATACAAAATGCAGCAATTCCGAACGAAACCTTTTATTGATTGGTTTGAACAAAATAGCTTACCATTggtgtggattttttttaatgattgtgATTCTCCATCTCCATGCATgatatcaaaagaaaaaaagtaatgctACAATAATAATTTACGGAGCCGCAAACTGCGTGGTTTTTTGACAGAATTACGAAAAGGATTTAAACCCAGGACCACGAAATATTGTTCAAGTGGAATATGTTTTTTGCGGATGCATTTTGAACGCTGATGATAAAGTGAAAGCTCCGAAGTACATCCGAAAATTAGTATGATCTTGAAATGATGAGTATAGTAGACTCTAAACTGTTAGATGCACAATACATGCTCTGTGAATCTACCAATGTAGCATCGTATGCTTTGTTAAGTTCTGAGTCTGTTCACTGTGACCATCGCCGTCTCATCGTATTTTACGCTtccaaattttagtgaaatttccatgTTTTGCAGCACGATAAGTTCATCAAGTACCTTCATCCAAGGGGGTGGTATAGAGATGCCGAAGTATTCAAATATTCAAGTTATACTTAATATCCAATCGGGATGTAGAATTTTAATACTGTCACATTTTGTCAAAGAATGgacattttgtttgtttattttcgtAACAGTCGGAAGGAGTTAAGCACAACAGTCACATCGACGGTACTTGCATTTGCGGTATTTTGGAACCAACCAACATCCCTtctcaaaattgcaattttttggccCATCTGAAGGttatttccacaaaatttggaGCGAAAGTGTTGGCTGGTttcctttccaaaaaattaaatagggaATGTGATATTAAAACACCGCAATGCAGATGTGACTGTGTTGCTTAAATCGATCCACTTTTGCTTCGGTTCAAAAGCACATCCCTAATTTAATGAAACCAGCATTTTACTTGCGACTAGTAAACACCGATTCGACAATTAAGTACAAAAAATAAGGTGATACTCTGCTAAaatggagagagagagagtgtgTATCGCCACTCGCCAGTCTTTATAAATCTAGTAAACTGCTCCAGAAGATGTTTGGTTCATCTGAAGTTGATGGAGACGGAGAGGTTCTCTCGAGTATAACATGTTGCATCAAAGAcgtttgaaggcgctttgactaTGTTTAACAAGTCAAAGCTCCTCCACAAGCATTTCAAACCCGTACTGTCgcgtcgtgctaaggaagaacgccgtatgaccctacagacgttgccatatctccttcaataaaaaatgaagttaacatttttttcacaattttttttacaatttttagacatttttgcccgtaatttaatctaaaatatcagaaaagttcaaggaaaaataagcatgacctccctgaaaaatacatgttttattcagagaaatttggcaactctcaaatgttcatacagcgtttttccttagcacggcagagtagtccGTAGATTAGTGACAAGTCTCACATAGAAACACCGATGAATGTTCTACTACGAGTATTAAATGTACGTTAATAAATCAATCCGTTGGGGTGGGTTTCCCAACCTTGGATTGTTTACGGTAGActcaaacggagaaaaaattgtattacaGACTGGCGATAATCGTCACTGCGGCAGATCTGAATTGAGcgtatcagaaaaaaaggataGAAAGTATTGACtaaatttgtaaaattgttACATGATTTCAACTCTCTGAAAGCACGCGAGTTCCCGCCATTATAATCTATCCCAAAATTCGACGAAATAAGAATTTATACTCACAAATATTTCCATAAGTTGAAAATACAGCCTCTTGAATACAAATCAAGTAAAGAAGGACTGATCCAAAAATAAAACCAGTTAGGAACATCACCGTTTTGAAACATCTGTAACCTGAAACAAAacgaaaagtaaaaattaacgAAGAGTGAATTTTCGTCGATCAGATTTCTTTCATATCTGATCATATGATGATAATGAACGCACTGATGAATTAAtggtaaataaaaaatcaatcacaaCAAAGATCTCAGGGGCGCAAtctaaaaataacataattttTCACCTACGATACTAAAACGTCAACATAATTTTTCACCTACGATACTAAAACGTCTCTATCAGTTTGCACTTGAGCGCCTACCTTCGTAGAGACGTCTCTCCTAAATTGCGGCATTGCCGTGTTTCGGAGATTTGTGTtccaagaattttgaaaaattggttcCTTGACGAATTCCTCAAAATGCTTGTTTAAAACTCCGAAACACGCAAGTCCTTTAATCTAGGAGATGGATCTCTATTAAACGCATTAAAGTACacaatcaataaaaaccgagacgtttcgactcaaaactgagtcattttcaggcggaaatacaataaaatttttttttttaaaaaaaaaaacgatgaaaacctgagccctagGTACATGGATcatttttctcagatcccggccaccaccatgtagggctcaggttttcatcgtttttttaaaattttcatttaatttccgattgaaaatgactcagtttcgAGTCGAAAggtctcggtttttattaattgtgtattttagccttgtttcccacccccctccccttgtttttctactgttaAACGCTCAAATATTTGCCTTCTgttttttttaatcgaaaaaTTTGAGCAAAAGTGCGTTTGGATACCAGAAAGGCATGCAAGGTTCTCCAGTATCATCGTCAATAAACGTAAGAGCGCAGTCATCCAGCGTATCGGCATTTCAGTTTATAAAAGAGCTCGGTTAAGTtgaataaaaatgtttcaaaaaggttcgcaaaaacaaaagaaaagacACCCGCACGTGCTTGACACAAAGCGCCCTCTCGACGCACGAAACACTTGCTTTAAATATGAGGTAATGAAGGGGGAAGCTTGAAATTGAAGGGAACGACATTGAGAGTGCTCCCTCTTTTCAGGATGATCCTGGGATGCCAAATCGTGCATGAAACATTCATTTTAATCCCTTGAAACTTAGGAACGGTGTGCGATGTTTTTAGCAAAATCCGGCAAGGCTGTCTCCTCTGGAGCCGGTATTCACCCGTGAAATGCCATCTTCAAAGCGAGAATTTCAGATGATTAATCATTCGAAAGGAGGACGATTTTCCACGCGGGGAGCGGATGTCGAAAAAGACGTCATCAACAGCTAGTGCTCAATTATCTTAGCCTTTAGGTGTCGGTAGCTCACAAGCTCTAGTGTCCTTTTTTCCAACGTTTTTTTTCGTGAGACCGGCTCAATCTCCTTGTGAAATGTGCATCTATATCAGACGTTGCCTGATTTCTtatcgtgttttattttttttgaccaGAAAACTAATTAACAATTA is a window from the Bemisia tabaci chromosome 5, PGI_BMITA_v3 genome containing:
- the LOC109034521 gene encoding transmembrane protein 198 — protein: MSADQLVPVGNGPEDVGPPYNVTVGSPTEDTVLVLTENCLQRPVWITSQNDIPTFVLAVLYIIFGILYTLFGYRCFKTVMFLTGFIFGSVLLYLICIQEAVFSTYGNISIALTAGLLFGCITMLVQYVGLFVLGLHSGVLLAVAGIAIASHTPYASTSTWLNVGILMGSAILFALLNLHWPKGLTILGTAVYGGAIQAAACDFMVERFEMVRWIWESVARVSSYNASSSVRHCWFSWFILGLWPLATLTGLCLQCGVTGRGIHHEQTISAKKARKAAQVQQPRTKEQRAEMKQKNYRYLYQIRTAHGDIISQNYVQALQNKGNPKMGTGMTNGESSTLQSDATHVTILPGETGLADERSRDSFGSRYR